One window from the genome of Pseudomonas sp. L5B5 encodes:
- the pyrC gene encoding dihydroorotase produces the protein MSDRLTLLRPDDWHIHLRDGAVLPNTVADVARTFGRAIIMPNLVPPVRNAAQADAYRQRILAARPTGSRFEPLMVLYLTDRTQPDEIREAKASGFVHAAKLYPAGATTNSDSGVTSIDTIFPVLEAMAEVGLPLLVHGEVTHGDIDVFDREKIFIDEHMRRVVERFPALKVVFEHITTADAVQFVNEAPANVAATITAHHLLYNRNHMLVGGIRPHFYCLPILKRNVHQHALLDAATSGSEKFFLGTDSAPHAQHAKEAACGCAGCYTAFAAIELYAEAFEQRNALDKLEAFASLNGPRFYGLPANTDRITLVREEWTAPASLPFGELTVIPLRAGEKLRWRLLEDHS, from the coding sequence ATGTCCGACCGCCTGACCCTGCTGCGTCCCGACGACTGGCATATTCATCTTCGCGATGGTGCCGTGTTGCCCAATACAGTCGCGGATGTCGCGCGTACCTTTGGTCGCGCCATCATCATGCCCAACCTGGTACCTCCCGTGCGCAACGCCGCACAGGCCGATGCCTATCGCCAGCGTATCCTCGCTGCGCGCCCGACCGGCAGCCGCTTCGAGCCGCTGATGGTGCTCTACCTCACCGACCGCACCCAGCCGGACGAGATCCGCGAAGCCAAGGCGAGCGGCTTCGTGCATGCCGCCAAGCTGTACCCGGCAGGTGCGACCACCAACTCGGACTCGGGCGTGACCAGCATCGACACGATCTTCCCGGTGCTCGAAGCCATGGCCGAGGTCGGCCTGCCCCTGTTGGTCCACGGCGAAGTGACCCACGGCGACATCGATGTCTTCGACCGCGAGAAAATCTTCATCGATGAACACATGCGGCGGGTGGTCGAGCGCTTCCCTGCCCTGAAAGTGGTGTTCGAACACATCACCACTGCCGATGCGGTGCAGTTCGTCAACGAGGCCCCGGCCAACGTCGCCGCCACCATCACTGCGCATCACCTGCTGTACAACCGCAACCACATGCTGGTAGGCGGGATTCGCCCGCACTTCTATTGCTTGCCGATCCTCAAGCGCAATGTCCACCAGCATGCCCTGCTGGACGCGGCCACCAGCGGCAGCGAGAAGTTCTTCCTCGGCACCGACTCGGCGCCCCACGCCCAGCATGCCAAGGAAGCCGCCTGCGGCTGTGCCGGCTGCTACACCGCCTTTGCCGCGATCGAGTTGTATGCCGAGGCCTTCGAGCAGCGCAACGCGCTGGACAAACTGGAAGCCTTCGCCAGCCTCAATGGCCCGCGCTTCTATGGTCTGCCGGCCAACACCGATCGCATTACCCTGGTTCGTGAAGAATGGACCGCCCCTGCCAGCCTGCCATTCGGCGAGCTGACTGTCATTCCGCTGCGCGCCGGTGAAAAACTGCGCTGGCGCCTGCTGGAGGATCACTCGTGA
- a CDS encoding argininosuccinate synthase produces MADVNKVVLAYSGGLDTSVILKWLQDTYNCEVVTFTADLGQGEEVEPARAKAQAMGVKEIYIDDLREEFVRDFVFPMFRANTVYEGEYLLGTSIARPLIAKRLIEIANETGADAISHGATGKGNDQVRFELGAYALKPGVKVIAPWREWDLLSREKLMDYAEKHAIPIERHGKKKSPYSMDANLLHISYEGGVLEDTWTEHEEDMWRWTVSPENAPNTPTYLELTYRNGDIVAIDGVDMSPATVLATLNRIGGENGIGRLDIVENRYVGMKSRGCYETPGGTIMLRAHRAIESITLDREVAHLKDELMPKYASLIYTGYWWSPERLMLQQMIDASQASVNGVVRLKLYKGNVIVTGRKSDDSLFDANIATFEEDGGAYNQADAAGFIKLNALRMRIAANKGRTLL; encoded by the coding sequence ATGGCGGACGTTAACAAGGTCGTTCTCGCGTATTCGGGCGGCCTGGACACTTCGGTGATCCTCAAGTGGCTGCAGGATACCTACAACTGTGAAGTAGTGACTTTCACTGCTGACCTGGGCCAGGGCGAAGAGGTCGAACCGGCCCGCGCCAAGGCTCAAGCCATGGGTGTCAAAGAGATCTACATCGACGATCTGCGCGAAGAATTCGTGCGTGATTTCGTCTTCCCGATGTTCCGTGCCAACACCGTCTATGAAGGCGAGTACCTGCTGGGTACCTCCATCGCCCGTCCACTGATCGCCAAGCGCCTGATCGAGATCGCCAACGAGACCGGCGCCGACGCCATCTCCCATGGCGCCACCGGCAAGGGCAACGACCAGGTGCGTTTCGAACTGGGCGCCTATGCCCTCAAGCCGGGCGTGAAGGTGATCGCTCCCTGGCGCGAGTGGGACCTGCTGTCCCGCGAGAAGCTGATGGACTATGCCGAAAAGCACGCCATCCCGATCGAGCGCCATGGCAAGAAGAAGTCTCCTTACTCCATGGACGCCAACCTGCTGCACATCTCCTATGAAGGCGGCGTGCTGGAAGACACCTGGACCGAGCACGAAGAAGACATGTGGCGCTGGACCGTCTCCCCGGAGAACGCTCCCAACACGCCAACCTACCTCGAGCTGACCTATCGCAACGGCGACATCGTGGCCATCGATGGTGTGGACATGAGCCCGGCCACCGTGCTGGCGACCCTGAACCGCATTGGCGGCGAGAACGGTATCGGCCGCCTGGATATCGTCGAGAACCGCTATGTGGGCATGAAGTCTCGTGGCTGCTACGAGACCCCTGGTGGCACCATCATGCTGCGCGCGCACCGCGCCATCGAGTCCATCACCCTGGATCGTGAAGTGGCCCACCTCAAGGACGAGCTGATGCCCAAGTACGCCAGCCTGATCTACACCGGTTACTGGTGGAGCCCGGAACGTCTGATGCTGCAACAGATGATCGATGCTTCCCAGGCCAGCGTAAATGGCGTGGTACGCCTGAAGCTGTACAAGGGCAATGTCATCGTTACCGGCCGCAAGTCCGACGACTCGCTGTTCGACGCCAACATCGCCACCTTCGAAGAAGATGGTGGCGCCTACAACCAGGCGGATGCAGCAGGCTTCATCAAGCTCAACGCACTGCGCATGCGCATTGCTGCCAACAAGGGTCGGACCCTGCTCTGA
- a CDS encoding flagellar protein MotY, translating into MRQRYLALLSVFASLPAMALTFQTRLESIEWTVEGDKFECRLIQPVTDFGSGEFVRRAGEQAIFRLKSFNPMQAGGSATLLAAAAPWQPGRGDINLGAVRAGTDGVLFNSNQMQAGRLIIGLLEGRSPVVRHYSREGGVSEVRLLPVKFSKAYSDYQACMTKLLPMNYEQVKQAEIGFPGSGIELDARAKAKLQVMVDFIKADPTVNHVELDGHSDNSGNRLTNRDLSRRRALAVMEFFKANGLAESQIVVRFHGERYPLAPNTNPANRAKNRRVNVHLERVAPTEKPATTPQAASGAGAAATS; encoded by the coding sequence GTGCGCCAGCGTTATCTAGCCTTGCTCAGTGTGTTTGCCAGCCTGCCCGCGATGGCTCTCACTTTCCAGACCCGTCTGGAGAGCATTGAGTGGACGGTCGAAGGCGATAAGTTCGAGTGCCGCCTGATCCAGCCGGTTACCGATTTCGGCTCCGGCGAATTCGTACGCCGTGCCGGCGAGCAGGCGATCTTCCGCCTCAAGAGTTTCAACCCGATGCAGGCGGGTGGTTCGGCGACCCTGCTCGCGGCGGCCGCGCCTTGGCAGCCGGGACGTGGCGACATCAACCTCGGCGCCGTCAGGGCCGGCACCGATGGCGTGTTGTTCAACAGCAACCAGATGCAGGCCGGTCGTCTGATCATCGGTCTGCTGGAAGGGCGCAGTCCTGTGGTCCGTCACTATTCCCGTGAGGGCGGTGTTTCCGAAGTGCGCCTGCTGCCGGTGAAATTCAGCAAGGCCTACAGCGATTACCAGGCCTGCATGACCAAGCTGCTGCCGATGAACTATGAGCAGGTCAAGCAGGCCGAGATCGGCTTCCCGGGGAGCGGTATCGAACTCGACGCCCGGGCCAAGGCCAAGTTGCAGGTGATGGTGGACTTCATCAAGGCCGACCCGACGGTCAATCACGTCGAACTCGACGGCCACTCGGACAACAGCGGCAACCGCCTGACCAACCGTGACCTGTCACGCCGCCGGGCGCTGGCGGTCATGGAGTTCTTCAAGGCCAACGGCCTGGCCGAGAGCCAGATCGTCGTGCGCTTTCATGGCGAGCGCTATCCCCTGGCGCCCAACACCAACCCTGCCAACCGGGCGAAGAACCGTCGGGTCAATGTGCATCTGGAGCGGGTAGCACCTACTGAAAAACCGGCCACCACGCCCCAGGCGGCGTCCGGAGCTGGGGCCGCGGCCACCTCATGA